Part of the Bacteroidales bacterium genome, TAACTGATAATAAGGTAATTAAATTAAATAATTTTCATTTGTTATGTATATATTATAAAAATGAAAAATATGATTATGAACAAACTATAAAATATATTCAGAACAATTTTATTCAAAATATTTATTTATATGAAATTAAAGGACAATTAAATCCGCTTAATTTATTTTCTGAAAATTCATTTTCGGAATTATTTTATAAGATATTTAATTTATCAAAAGGAATATTATTTTTTGGTGGCCCTGATATTCCTCCAAAAATTTATGGCGAGAAAACAAACCTGTTAACCGTTATCACCGATCCACATCGTCATTATTTTGAAATTTCATTCTTGTTTCATTTACTTGGAGGTTCTCAAAACGAAGATTTTAAACCTTTTTTGAATGAAAATCCCGATTATCCTGTATGGGCATTTTGTTTAGGTTTACAAAGCATGAATGTTGCAACTGGAGGAAGTCTTTATCAGGATATTCCCCATCAGATTTATAATGAAAATTTGATTGAAAATATCCTGAAATTTGATAATGATAATATCCATAAAAATTACAGAAAATTGATAGCTGATAATAAAGATATTTCAGGAGGCTGTTTTCATAAAATAAAATTTATTGATAAGGAGTTTTTTATTAAAAAAATGGGTTTTGAAAAGGAATATTGTCCTGTTGTTTACAGTTATCATCATCAATGTATTAAAAAATTAGGAAAGAACTTGCAGGTAATTGCAGTTTCTATGGATAGGAAAATAATCGAA contains:
- a CDS encoding gamma-glutamyl-gamma-aminobutyrate hydrolase family protein (Members of this family of hydrolases with an active site Cys residue belong to MEROPS family C26.): MKKLLIIIFFYLPFVVYSQIISNLDSLNDKTDYIVITHPTVSNLKNFKYLTDNKVIKLNNFHLLCIYYKNEKYDYEQTIKYIQNNFIQNIYLYEIKGQLNPLNLFSENSFSELFYKIFNLSKGILFFGGPDIPPKIYGEKTNLLTVITDPHRHYFEISFLFHLLGGSQNEDFKPFLNENPDYPVWAFCLGLQSMNVATGGSLYQDIPHQIYNENLIENILKFDNDNIHKNYRKLIADNKDISGGCFHKIKFIDKEFFIKKMGFEKEYCPVVYSYHHQCIKKLGKNLQVIAVSMDRKIIESVNHKIFGNVLGFQFHPEKSDLYNPEKLYKLSPDKKAIPFVEIINKSNSKLFYDTFWNYFSEIIK